The following proteins are co-located in the Desulfovulcanus ferrireducens genome:
- the nifB gene encoding nitrogenase cofactor biosynthesis protein NifB gives MAIPEKDLTLHPCFNVEAAGSCGRVHLPVAPKCNIMCNYCNRKYDCVNESRPGVTSAVLTPAQAVRYMEQVVEQEPRITVAGIAGPGDPLANPTETLETMRRLKEKFPDIIFCLSTNGLNLPKYLDELLEVYVSHVTVTVNAIDPEIGMKIYKWVRDDKIIYRGYKAAELLLERQLAGIEGLKERGVIVKVNTIIVPGINSGHVPDIARKMSELDVDIMNCIPICPVEGTSFADLEEPEKDEVKKIQALASKYLPQMKHCRRCRADAVGLLNEDRSSELSSCLNACSKLVLPVSESRPYVAVATREGMLVN, from the coding sequence ATGGCTATTCCTGAAAAAGACTTAACTCTTCATCCGTGTTTTAATGTCGAAGCAGCGGGAAGCTGCGGACGAGTGCATTTGCCCGTGGCTCCCAAGTGCAATATTATGTGCAACTACTGCAACCGCAAGTACGATTGTGTAAACGAGTCCAGACCTGGGGTAACGAGTGCAGTCCTTACCCCGGCCCAGGCCGTCCGCTACATGGAACAGGTTGTGGAACAAGAGCCGCGCATAACTGTCGCGGGCATTGCTGGCCCCGGCGATCCCCTGGCCAATCCGACCGAGACGCTGGAAACCATGCGCCGTCTCAAAGAGAAATTTCCCGATATCATATTTTGTCTATCCACTAATGGTCTAAACCTGCCCAAATATCTTGATGAGTTGCTTGAGGTCTATGTCTCCCATGTAACTGTCACGGTTAATGCAATCGATCCTGAGATTGGAATGAAGATTTATAAGTGGGTGAGGGACGACAAGATAATCTATCGAGGTTACAAGGCTGCCGAGTTGCTGCTGGAGCGGCAGCTTGCCGGCATTGAAGGTCTAAAGGAACGCGGTGTAATTGTGAAGGTAAATACAATTATTGTTCCGGGGATCAATTCCGGGCATGTTCCGGACATTGCCCGGAAGATGTCCGAGTTGGACGTGGATATCATGAATTGTATCCCCATCTGTCCTGTGGAAGGAACCTCCTTTGCGGATCTGGAAGAGCCGGAAAAAGATGAGGTCAAAAAGATACAGGCTCTGGCCTCAAAGTATTTACCCCAGATGAAGCATTGTCGCCGTTGTCGAGCCGATGCTGTTGGTTTGCTGAACGAAGATCGTTCAAGCGAGCTTAGCTCGTGTCTTAATGCCTGTTCCAAGCTTGTTCTTCCGGTATCCGAGTCCAGGCCTTATGTGGCGGTGGCAACCAGAGAAGGTATGCTTGTGAACCA